A region from the Manihot esculenta cultivar AM560-2 chromosome 13, M.esculenta_v8, whole genome shotgun sequence genome encodes:
- the LOC122721517 gene encoding uncharacterized protein LOC122721517 codes for MTWSILMLIALRAKNKVGFVTGKHKKPEEDSQDFEQWRKVDSMVISWILNFIFKEIVEVFLYTTTSHELWKEFAQCFGSSNGPQIYQIVREISSFQQGNMNSYIEDLNEVGEES; via the exons ATGACTTGGAGCATATTGATGCTGATCGCATTGCGAGCTAAGAATAAGGTTGGCTTTGTCACAGGAAAACACAAGAAACCTGAGGAAGACTCTCAGGATTTTGAGCAATGGCGGAAAGTCGACAGCATGGTGATTTCTTGGATTCTTAACTTTATTTTCAAAGAAATTGTGGAGGTATTTTTGTATACCACGACTTCTCATGAACTATGGAAAGAGTTCGCTCAATGCTTTGGAAGCAGCAATGGACCTCAAATCTACCAGATCGTGAGAGAAATCAGCTCATTCCAACAAGGTAACATGAAT AGCTACATAGAAGATTTGAATGAAGTTGGAGAGGAGAGTTGA